From Rhodovastum atsumiense, a single genomic window includes:
- the glyA gene encoding serine hydroxymethyltransferase, with protein sequence MDQIAPHPDRATLFTESLAEIDPEVAAAIGAELGRQQDKLELIASENIASRAVLQAQGSVLTNKYAEGYPGRRYYGGCEHVDVTEQLAIERAKALFGCGFANVQPHSGAQANTAVLFALLSPGDTVLGMNLAHGGHLTHGAAPTISGRWFRAVQYGVDPLTQRIDYAEVERLARAHRPRLIIAGGSAYPRVIDFTRFRAIADEVDAWLMVDMAHFAGLVAGGVHPSPLPHAHVVTTTTHKTLRGPRGGMILTNDGSLAKKLASAVFPGVQGGPLEHVIAAKAVALGEALRPAFRDYARQVVENAAVLAAELAGGGAAIVSGGTDTHLVLVDLRPKGLTGKAAERGLDEAGITCNKNGIPFDPEKPSVTSGIRLGTPACTTRGFGAAEFRRVAGLIDRVLTALPDPVAAPRAIAGVRQDVAALCAAFPIYRNAIAAEG encoded by the coding sequence ATGGATCAGATCGCGCCGCATCCCGACCGGGCCACGCTGTTCACGGAGTCCCTCGCCGAGATCGACCCGGAGGTCGCGGCCGCGATCGGCGCGGAGCTGGGCCGGCAGCAGGACAAGCTGGAGCTGATCGCTTCCGAGAACATCGCCTCCCGCGCGGTGCTGCAGGCACAGGGCAGCGTGCTCACCAACAAATACGCCGAGGGCTATCCGGGCCGCCGCTACTACGGCGGCTGCGAGCATGTCGACGTCACCGAGCAACTCGCGATCGAGCGGGCGAAGGCGCTGTTCGGCTGCGGCTTTGCCAATGTGCAGCCGCATTCCGGCGCCCAGGCCAATACCGCCGTGTTGTTCGCGCTGTTGTCGCCGGGCGACACCGTCCTGGGTATGAACCTCGCCCATGGCGGTCACCTGACCCATGGCGCGGCGCCGACGATCTCCGGGCGGTGGTTCCGCGCCGTCCAGTACGGCGTGGACCCGCTGACGCAGCGCATCGACTACGCCGAGGTGGAGCGGCTGGCGCGCGCGCACCGGCCTCGGCTGATCATCGCCGGCGGCTCGGCCTATCCGCGGGTCATCGACTTCACCCGCTTCCGCGCCATCGCCGATGAGGTGGATGCCTGGCTGATGGTGGACATGGCGCATTTCGCCGGGCTGGTGGCGGGCGGCGTGCATCCGAGCCCGTTGCCGCACGCGCATGTGGTGACCACCACGACGCACAAGACGCTGCGCGGCCCACGGGGCGGCATGATCCTGACCAATGACGGCAGCCTGGCGAAGAAGCTTGCCTCGGCCGTGTTTCCGGGCGTGCAGGGCGGCCCGCTGGAGCACGTCATCGCTGCCAAGGCGGTCGCCCTCGGCGAGGCCCTGCGTCCTGCCTTCCGCGACTACGCGCGACAGGTGGTGGAGAACGCGGCGGTGCTGGCGGCGGAACTGGCGGGGGGCGGCGCCGCGATTGTCTCCGGCGGCACCGACACGCATCTGGTCCTGGTCGACCTGCGGCCCAAGGGGCTGACGGGCAAGGCGGCCGAGCGCGGCCTGGATGAGGCCGGCATCACCTGCAACAAGAACGGCATTCCCTTCGACCCGGAGAAGCCGTCGGTGACCTCGGGCATCCGCCTCGGCACGCCCGCCTGCACCACGCGCGGCTTCGGCGCCGCGGAGTTCCGCCGCGTCGCCGGGCTGATCGACCGGGTGCTGACGGCACTCCCCGATCCCGTCGCGGCGCCGCGGGCGATCGCCGGGGTGCGCCAGGACGTGGCCGCGCTGTGCGCCGCCTTCCCGATCTACCGCAACGCCATTGCCGCAGAAGGATAG
- a CDS encoding FAD-binding protein yields the protein MTRPRRDPRAERDARRVEGGARPRLALRPAGRPRRDPRAEAAAAVVQAARLRLDRTLRGAVGAALPVAVAARSSDPPPVSVIAHPAFFVLAVADGAAGQLSAHDRQLLGAARLLADAADAGGAVLLLAPALTAPAGPAGADLVALLAESADPEARAAAILDVIAARHPRHVLFPESETGGDSARRVAAALGEPLFAEAGQVGARMVVRRAGAGRVEQRALPSRLLSLAVDAVAPHAGPPRAGALLPPVPEATAGAASPRLWAGPRRLADPATVRLAEADFVVAAGNGVTDFAGFVALAQALHATPAGSRVVCDAGHLPRERQVGASGSVLEATCYLALGIAGAPQHLQGITRVQHVVAVNTDLHAAMVARAGLSVIADAQQVMPALCAALAAGDAAAPPAAAEQAAMVLPFPGTATVLLSAGRHPVSGRAAAVAVEAQATRLARMLGATVSGLHAGAEDAALREHLGMGLDRIDVPKVAAEADPLPVLASWLRAEAPALILAGRRGLGGADAGLLPYRLAQALGLPLVADVAALRLLPSGDLLATQALPRGARRDVRVRLPAVVTVHPAAPAPWPFAYARARRGRCVPLPSPGVGLPGGLPSLALEERPYRPRPRLLQAGPEQSGTVRGRVLINPAPAEAAREILAHLRAIGVLRPDS from the coding sequence ATGACGCGACCGCGGCGCGATCCCCGGGCGGAACGCGATGCCCGGAGGGTGGAAGGCGGGGCGCGGCCTCGGCTGGCGCTGCGCCCGGCTGGTCGGCCGCGGCGCGATCCCCGGGCCGAGGCGGCGGCTGCGGTGGTCCAGGCAGCGCGGCTCCGGCTTGATCGGACGCTGCGCGGCGCGGTGGGGGCGGCCTTGCCGGTGGCCGTGGCGGCACGTTCGTCCGATCCGCCGCCGGTGAGCGTCATCGCGCATCCGGCCTTCTTCGTGCTGGCGGTGGCGGATGGGGCTGCGGGCCAGCTTTCCGCGCATGATCGCCAGCTTCTGGGCGCGGCGCGGCTGCTCGCCGATGCCGCGGATGCGGGCGGGGCGGTGCTGCTGCTTGCACCCGCGCTGACGGCGCCGGCCGGGCCGGCGGGCGCCGATCTGGTGGCGCTGCTGGCGGAGTCGGCGGATCCAGAGGCCCGCGCCGCCGCGATCCTCGACGTGATCGCGGCGCGGCATCCCCGGCATGTGCTGTTCCCGGAAAGCGAGACCGGTGGCGACAGCGCCCGTCGGGTGGCCGCGGCACTGGGTGAGCCGTTGTTCGCCGAGGCCGGGCAGGTCGGTGCGCGGATGGTCGTGCGGCGGGCGGGCGCGGGACGGGTGGAGCAACGCGCCCTGCCGTCGCGCCTGCTGAGCCTTGCCGTGGATGCGGTCGCCCCGCATGCCGGGCCGCCGCGTGCGGGCGCGCTGCTGCCCCCGGTCCCGGAAGCAACGGCTGGCGCCGCGTCGCCGCGTCTTTGGGCCGGTCCGCGCCGTCTCGCCGATCCGGCGACGGTGCGGCTGGCCGAAGCGGATTTCGTCGTCGCCGCCGGCAACGGTGTCACCGACTTCGCCGGTTTCGTCGCGTTGGCCCAGGCGCTGCATGCCACGCCGGCCGGCAGTCGGGTGGTGTGCGATGCCGGGCACCTGCCGCGGGAGCGGCAGGTCGGGGCTTCCGGCTCGGTGCTGGAGGCCACCTGCTATCTCGCGCTTGGCATCGCCGGGGCACCGCAGCATCTGCAGGGCATCACCCGGGTGCAGCATGTGGTGGCGGTGAATACCGACCTGCACGCCGCTATGGTCGCCCGTGCCGGCCTGTCCGTCATCGCCGATGCGCAGCAGGTCATGCCGGCGCTGTGTGCCGCCCTGGCCGCCGGTGACGCGGCAGCGCCGCCCGCTGCGGCAGAGCAGGCGGCCATGGTGCTGCCTTTTCCCGGGACGGCGACGGTGCTGCTGTCGGCCGGGCGGCATCCCGTTTCCGGCCGGGCGGCCGCGGTGGCAGTGGAGGCCCAGGCGACGCGGCTGGCGCGGATGCTCGGCGCCACGGTGAGCGGGTTGCACGCGGGGGCGGAGGATGCGGCGCTGCGCGAGCATCTTGGCATGGGGCTCGACCGCATCGACGTGCCCAAGGTGGCGGCGGAGGCCGATCCGTTGCCAGTGCTCGCGTCCTGGCTGCGTGCCGAGGCGCCGGCGCTGATCCTGGCGGGGCGGCGCGGCCTGGGTGGCGCCGATGCCGGCCTGTTGCCCTATCGGCTGGCGCAGGCGTTGGGCCTGCCGCTGGTGGCGGATGTCGCGGCACTGCGCCTGTTGCCGTCCGGCGACTTGCTGGCGACCCAGGCCCTGCCGCGCGGGGCACGGCGCGACGTGCGGGTGCGGCTGCCGGCAGTGGTGACGGTGCATCCGGCCGCGCCGGCACCATGGCCCTTCGCCTATGCGCGCGCCCGCCGCGGCCGCTGCGTGCCGCTGCCGTCGCCGGGTGTCGGATTGCCCGGCGGCCTGCCGTCGTTGGCGCTGGAGGAACGACCGTACCGGCCGCGTCCGCGCCTGCTGCAGGCCGGCCCGGAGCAGTCCGGGACGGTACGGGGCCGTGTTCTGATCAACCCGGCCCCCGCGGAAGCGGCGCGGGAAATCCTCGCTCATCTGCGCGCGATCGGCGTGCTGCGGCCTGATTCCTGA
- a CDS encoding DUF3483 domain-containing protein, whose product MATHLLPFLPWLLAVWGLTEVLCLARLWRTGRSVRVDWIGGLWALPGRYLHDVHDVVGRRPAAARMHMVAAGGLLGGSVLLALGVVPGLAMARPYWGVVALAFACALAGAVLVARRRVPVRPASLSGGRFLWLPLWLGLHETGVLLVAFAGVLRPELPLGGVGLALAALGGGFLVWRLRDAPLRHAVAGALGLALHPRPGRFGGGRDTGLRPLDLDAPLLGVGVPADFPWTTLVSFDACVQCGRCEEACPANAAGQRLNPKRLIQDLSAAMRPPGTAPAYAGSPHPGIATPGHGGAQAPVIGRDAMIHPDTLWACTTCRACVHECPMMIEHVDAVIALRRYQTLECGAPPEKAAPLLTALRQADDPGARPPAARTDFAAGLDLRVLGEGEATDLLLWLGEGAYDLRHGRTLRALVRLLQRAGIDFAVLGAEERDCGDLARRLGDEATFQRLARANIATLATRRFRRIVTADPHALQVLSNEYPDFGGNYTVLHHTALLEELVRAGRLVPVRPVAGRVTFHDPCYLARYNGGTEAPRAVLTRIVREPVEMARHGERAMCCGGGGGSPFADVPGARRIPDLRMQQARNVGAELVAVACPGCAAMLEGVTGARPEVRDIAELLLAAVEDTP is encoded by the coding sequence ATGGCGACACATCTGCTCCCCTTCCTGCCCTGGCTGCTCGCCGTCTGGGGGCTGACCGAGGTCCTCTGTCTGGCGCGGCTGTGGCGGACCGGACGTTCCGTGCGGGTGGACTGGATCGGTGGCTTGTGGGCCTTGCCCGGCCGCTATCTGCACGATGTCCATGACGTGGTCGGTCGGCGTCCGGCGGCGGCGCGCATGCACATGGTCGCGGCGGGTGGATTACTTGGCGGCAGCGTGCTTCTGGCGTTGGGGGTTGTGCCGGGGCTGGCTATGGCGCGCCCGTACTGGGGTGTCGTGGCTCTGGCGTTCGCCTGCGCGCTGGCGGGGGCCGTGCTGGTGGCGCGGCGACGCGTGCCGGTACGTCCGGCGTCGCTGTCCGGTGGACGGTTCCTGTGGCTGCCGCTCTGGCTCGGGCTGCATGAAACGGGCGTGCTGTTGGTGGCGTTCGCCGGAGTGCTGCGGCCGGAACTGCCGTTGGGGGGTGTTGGCCTTGCCCTGGCGGCGCTGGGCGGTGGCTTTCTGGTGTGGCGCCTGCGCGATGCGCCGTTGCGGCACGCCGTGGCCGGGGCGCTCGGCCTGGCGCTGCATCCGCGTCCGGGTCGCTTTGGCGGCGGGCGGGATACGGGACTGCGGCCGCTGGATCTTGATGCACCTCTGCTCGGCGTCGGCGTGCCGGCGGATTTTCCCTGGACCACGCTGGTCAGTTTCGATGCCTGCGTGCAGTGTGGCCGCTGCGAGGAAGCCTGCCCGGCCAATGCCGCCGGGCAAAGGCTGAACCCGAAGCGGCTGATCCAGGATCTGTCCGCGGCGATGCGTCCGCCCGGCACGGCGCCCGCCTATGCCGGCAGTCCGCACCCGGGCATCGCCACGCCGGGGCATGGCGGTGCGCAGGCGCCCGTCATTGGCAGGGACGCGATGATCCATCCGGACACGCTCTGGGCCTGCACCACCTGTCGCGCCTGCGTGCATGAATGCCCGATGATGATCGAGCACGTGGACGCGGTGATCGCGCTGCGCCGGTACCAGACGCTGGAATGTGGCGCCCCGCCGGAGAAGGCGGCACCGCTGCTGACGGCGCTGCGGCAGGCGGACGATCCCGGGGCGCGGCCGCCTGCCGCGCGCACAGATTTCGCCGCCGGGCTGGACCTGCGCGTCCTCGGCGAGGGCGAGGCGACCGACCTGCTGCTCTGGCTTGGCGAAGGCGCCTATGACCTGCGCCATGGCCGGACGCTGCGGGCGCTGGTGCGGTTGCTGCAGCGTGCCGGGATTGATTTCGCCGTGCTCGGCGCAGAGGAGCGGGACTGTGGCGACCTCGCACGGCGGCTGGGCGACGAGGCGACGTTCCAGCGTCTTGCGCGCGCCAATATCGCGACGCTGGCGACGCGGCGGTTCCGGCGCATCGTCACCGCCGATCCGCATGCGTTGCAGGTGCTGAGCAACGAATATCCCGATTTCGGCGGCAACTACACGGTGCTGCACCATACGGCGCTGCTGGAAGAGCTGGTCCGGGCGGGCCGGCTGGTTCCCGTGCGTCCGGTCGCTGGCCGGGTTACCTTCCACGATCCGTGTTATCTCGCCCGCTACAACGGCGGGACCGAGGCCCCGCGTGCCGTGCTCACGCGGATCGTGCGGGAGCCGGTCGAAATGGCGCGGCACGGCGAGCGCGCGATGTGTTGCGGCGGGGGTGGCGGCAGTCCGTTCGCCGACGTGCCGGGCGCGCGACGGATTCCTGATCTGCGCATGCAGCAGGCGCGGAATGTCGGGGCGGAGCTGGTGGCCGTGGCCTGTCCCGGTTGCGCGGCGATGCTGGAAGGCGTGACCGGCGCGCGGCCGGAGGTGCGGGATATCGCCGAGCTGCTTTTGGCCGCGGTGGAGGACACGCCATGA
- a CDS encoding NADH:flavin oxidoreductase, giving the protein MSPHAEALLKPLRIKSVTIRNRVMSTSHAPGYGSGGKPLERYQRYHEEKAKGGIGLTMFGGSSSVAPDSPATPWNQISVADDSIIPVFRDFAERIHRHGARLMIQLTHMGRRTRWDTDNWLPVISPSTHREPASRSIPKEMERSDIARVVADFAAAARRCREGGLDGCEISGAHGHLLDQFWSPSVNSRADEYGGSLANRMRFGLEVLEAMRATVGDDYVIGMRMSGDEMVDGGIRPEEALAIAAEYARRGLIDFVNVIGGQARDHMSHAVSLPNMAFPVAPFLHLPSAMKRELDIPVFHAQRVTDLATATRAVAEGHVDMVAMTRAHIADPHLVRKLSEGREDDIRQCVGAGYCIDRIYVGGDALCLQNAATGREETMPHVIPRAAERRRVVVVGAGPAGLEAARVCAERGHSVVLFEKAPQVGGQITIAARATWREALSGIPRWLEGQVRRLGVDLHLGTEATEALVLAQAPDVVIIATGGTPNLGGIKGADLVASTWDVLTGRLEPTGSVLLYDGMGQHNAASTAERMAQRGALVELVTQDRMVGEEIGMTNQPVHLRELYRLGVVMTPNMVLFEVYREGNRLVAALRNTMTDAEEERLVDHVVVEQGTLPVDGLYHALREQSCNQGEIDSRALIAGQPQPRGDGFALYRIGDAVAGRNIHAALYDALRLCKDL; this is encoded by the coding sequence ATGAGTCCCCATGCCGAGGCGTTGCTGAAGCCGCTGCGGATCAAGTCGGTCACCATCCGCAACCGGGTGATGAGCACCAGCCACGCCCCCGGCTATGGCAGCGGCGGCAAGCCGCTGGAGCGCTACCAGCGCTACCACGAGGAAAAGGCGAAGGGCGGCATCGGGCTGACCATGTTCGGCGGATCGTCGTCCGTCGCGCCCGACAGCCCGGCGACGCCGTGGAACCAGATCTCCGTCGCCGACGATTCCATCATCCCGGTGTTCCGCGACTTCGCCGAACGCATCCACCGTCACGGCGCGCGGCTGATGATCCAGTTGACCCATATGGGCCGGCGCACGCGCTGGGACACGGATAACTGGCTGCCGGTCATCTCTCCCTCTACCCATCGCGAGCCGGCCAGCCGGTCGATCCCCAAGGAGATGGAGCGCTCCGACATCGCCCGCGTGGTGGCCGACTTCGCCGCCGCCGCGCGGCGCTGCCGCGAAGGCGGGCTGGATGGCTGCGAGATCTCCGGCGCGCACGGGCATCTGCTCGACCAGTTCTGGAGCCCATCGGTCAACAGCCGTGCCGACGAGTACGGCGGCAGCCTCGCCAACCGCATGCGCTTCGGGCTGGAAGTGCTGGAGGCAATGCGCGCCACGGTCGGGGATGACTACGTCATCGGCATGCGCATGTCCGGCGACGAGATGGTTGACGGCGGCATCCGGCCGGAGGAAGCGCTCGCCATCGCCGCCGAATATGCACGGCGCGGCCTGATCGACTTCGTCAACGTCATCGGCGGGCAGGCACGCGACCACATGTCGCATGCGGTCAGCCTGCCGAACATGGCCTTTCCGGTCGCCCCGTTCCTGCATCTGCCGAGCGCCATGAAGCGGGAACTCGACATCCCGGTGTTTCATGCCCAGCGTGTCACCGATCTTGCTACCGCGACGCGAGCGGTCGCGGAGGGGCATGTGGACATGGTGGCGATGACCCGGGCGCACATCGCCGACCCGCATCTGGTGCGCAAGCTGAGCGAGGGGCGCGAGGACGACATCCGCCAGTGCGTCGGCGCCGGCTATTGCATCGATCGCATCTATGTCGGCGGCGATGCGCTCTGCCTGCAGAACGCCGCCACCGGTCGCGAGGAAACGATGCCGCACGTGATCCCGCGCGCGGCGGAGCGGCGGCGTGTGGTGGTGGTGGGCGCCGGGCCGGCCGGGCTGGAAGCCGCGCGCGTCTGCGCCGAGCGTGGCCATTCCGTGGTGCTGTTCGAGAAGGCGCCGCAGGTCGGCGGCCAGATCACCATCGCCGCCCGCGCCACCTGGCGCGAGGCACTGTCGGGCATCCCGCGCTGGCTGGAAGGCCAGGTGCGGCGGCTCGGCGTGGACCTGCACCTTGGCACCGAGGCGACCGAAGCCCTGGTGCTGGCGCAAGCCCCCGACGTGGTCATCATCGCCACCGGCGGCACGCCGAATCTCGGCGGCATCAAGGGGGCGGATCTGGTCGCTTCGACCTGGGACGTGCTGACCGGCAGGCTGGAGCCGACCGGCTCGGTGCTGCTCTACGACGGCATGGGCCAGCACAACGCTGCTTCCACCGCCGAGCGGATGGCGCAGCGCGGTGCATTGGTGGAGCTGGTGACGCAGGACCGCATGGTCGGCGAGGAAATCGGCATGACCAACCAGCCGGTCCATCTGCGCGAGCTGTACCGGCTCGGCGTGGTGATGACGCCAAACATGGTGCTGTTCGAGGTCTATCGCGAAGGCAATCGCTTGGTCGCGGCCTTGCGCAACACCATGACCGACGCCGAGGAGGAACGCCTCGTCGACCATGTGGTGGTGGAGCAGGGCACGCTGCCGGTGGACGGGCTGTACCACGCGCTGCGCGAACAATCATGCAACCAGGGCGAGATCGATTCGCGGGCGCTGATCGCGGGTCAGCCACAGCCGCGCGGTGACGGCTTCGCGCTGTACCGCATCGGCGATGCCGTGGCCGGACGGAACATCCACGCCGCGCTCTACGACGCGCTGCGCCTGTGCAAGGACCTGTAG
- a CDS encoding sarcosine oxidase subunit gamma, translating to MPEQILTVLPAATRLSLRGGSEVVDAADAAFGLTLPRAACRASTAGDRAALWLGPDEWLLVVPEGEETALVARLEAALANTPHAVVDISHRQVAFAISGPEAEAVLNTGCPLDLSPEAFPVGMCTRTILGKCQIVLWRTAPDTFRVEVWRSFAAYVRQFLHEAALEFHV from the coding sequence ATGCCTGAGCAGATCCTCACCGTGCTGCCCGCGGCGACGCGTCTTTCGTTGCGGGGCGGATCGGAGGTGGTCGATGCCGCGGACGCGGCATTTGGCCTGACGCTGCCCCGTGCCGCCTGTCGTGCCAGCACCGCCGGCGACCGGGCCGCGCTCTGGCTCGGCCCCGACGAGTGGCTGCTGGTCGTGCCGGAGGGCGAGGAAACGGCGTTGGTTGCGCGGCTTGAAGCAGCGCTGGCCAACACGCCGCATGCCGTGGTGGATATCAGTCATCGGCAGGTGGCCTTCGCGATCTCCGGCCCCGAGGCCGAGGCGGTGCTGAACACCGGCTGTCCGCTTGATCTCTCGCCGGAGGCGTTCCCGGTCGGGATGTGCACCCGCACCATCCTCGGTAAATGCCAGATCGTGCTGTGGCGCACCGCGCCGGACACGTTCCGCGTCGAGGTCTGGCGTTCCTTCGCCGCCTATGTCCGGCAGTTCCTGCACGAGGCGGCGCTTGAGTTCCATGTCTGA